The following coding sequences are from one Triticum aestivum cultivar Chinese Spring chromosome 5A, IWGSC CS RefSeq v2.1, whole genome shotgun sequence window:
- the LOC123101991 gene encoding receptor protein-tyrosine kinase CEPR1: MVTTLCSVALLLVVVALLSATGDGVAALDAQAAYLSRLKQELAGPAMARWDFSSATPVDYCRFQGVVCGGSNVTGIDLTSWRLTGRLPPGICAALPALRDLLLAYNEIRGGFPAGLLNCSSLETLNLSFASVSGALPDLSPMRALRALDLSDNLFSGAFPATSIANMTSLEVINFNENPGFDVWRPPEALTRLRRLRVLILSTTSMRGGVPAWLGNMTSLTFLELSGNSLTGRIPASLGRLANLEFLELYYNDLEGAIPDELGNLTRLADVDLSENHLDGAIPDSLCALPRLRVLQLYTNFLAGPIPAVLGNSTQLEILSVYKNQLTGELPADLGRYSDFNVLEVSENQLTGPLPPYACANGKLQYILVLSNLLTGTIPAAYADCLPLLRFRVSSNHLEGDVPPGIFALPHASIVDLSYNHFTGSVPPSIAGAKNLTSLFASANRLSGMLPPEIADVWGLVKIDLSNNLIAGPIPAAMGRLVRLNQLSLQGNRLNGPIPETLADLRSLNVLNLSENALSGQIPEALCALLPNSLDFAGNNLSGPVPPAMIKEGLLESVAGNPGLCVAFRLNLSDTALPLCQKGGEKRGFAGSSWIVGVCCVVCVVAMLALARRWVTRRRELKDGEQDGTSSPGSRGGGLSSYDVTSFHKLNFDQHEIVEALIDKNIVGHGGSGTVYKIELSSGELVAVKKLWVSSSKTKQQRQKQHQHRGHGHGHGYGHGRGYGGGEEDDSRELRTEVETLGSIRHKNIVKLYCCYSGADCNLLVYEYMPNGNLWDALHGGAGGGWGGFGFLDWPTRRRVAIGVAQGLAYLHHDLLFTIVHRDVKSSNILLDADFEPKVADFGIAKVLQATRGGGVGGDTSSTTTIAGTYGYLAPEYAYSSKATTKCDVYSFGVVLMELATGKKPIEPEFGETRDIVQWVTGKVAAAAEAEALDKRLAWSPFKDEMVQALRVAVRCTCSIPGLRPTMADVVQMLAESGPPPGSRSAKDYPGQKPKPAEAK; this comes from the coding sequence ATGGTGACCACGCTTTGctcggtggccttgctgctcgTCGTCGTCGCTCTCCTGTCGGCGACAGGCGATGGTGTGGCGGCATTGGACGCCCAGGCCGCGTACCTGTCCCGGCTGAAGCAGGAGCTCGCCGGCCCGGCCATGGCGCGCTGGGACTTCTCGTCGGCCACGCCGGTCGACTACTGCCGGTTCCAGGGCGTGGTTTGTGGCGGCAGCAACGTCACGGGCATCGACCTCACGTCGTGGCGGCTCACCGGCAGGCTCCCGCCCGGCATCTGCGCCGCGCTGCCGGCGCTCCGGGACCTCCTGCTCGCCTACAACGAAATCCGCGGCGGCTTCCCGGCGGGCCTCCTCAACTGCTCCTCCCTCGAGACGCTCAACCTCAGCTTCGCCAGCGTGTCGGGCGCGCTGCCGGACCTGTCCCCGATGCGGGCGCTGCGGGCGCTCGACCTCTCCGACAACCTCTTCTCCGGCGCGTTCCCGGCGACGTCCATCGCCAACATGACCTCGCTGGAGGTGATCAACTTCAACGAGAACCCCGGCTTCGACGTCTGGCGCCCGCCGGAGGCGCTCACGCGGCTGCGGCGCCTCCGCGTGCTCATCCTGTCCACCACGTCCATGCGCGGCGGCGTGCCGGCGTGGCTCGGCAACATGACGTCCCTCACCTTCCTGGAGCTCAGCGGCAACTCCCTCACCGGCCGCATCCCGGCGTCGCTCGGCCGCCTCGCCAACCTCGAGTTCCTCGAGCTCTACTACAACGACCTGGAGGGCGCCATCCCCGACGAGCTCGGCAACCTCACGCGCCTCGCCGACGTCGACTTATCCGAGAACCACCTCGACGGCGCCATACCGGACTCGCTCTGCGCGCTGCCGCGCCTCCGCGTGCTGCAGCTCTACACCAACTTCCTCGCCGGGCCCATCCCGGCCGTGCTGGGCAACTCCACGCAGCTCGAGATCCTCTCCGTGTACAAGAACCAGCTCACCGGCGAGCTCCCCGCCGACCTCGGCCGCTACTCCGACTTCAACGTGCTGGAGGTCTCCGAGAACCAGCTCACGGGCCCGCTGCCGCCGTACGCCTGCGCCAACGGTAAGCTCCAGTACATCCTTGTCCTCAGCAACCTGCTCACCGGCACCATCCCGGCGGCCTACGCCGACTGCCTGCCGCTCCTCCGGTTCCGCGTGAGCAGCAACCACCTGGAGGGCGACGTGCCGCCGGGCATCTTCGCGCTGCCGCATGCCTCCATCGTGGACCTCTCCTACAACCATTTCACCGGCTCGGTGCCCCCGTCCATCGCCGGCGCCAAGAACCTCACCTCGCTGTTCGCGTCCGCCAACCGGCTGTCCGGCATGCTCCCGCCGGAGATCGCCGACGTCTGGGGCCTCGTGAAGATCGACCTGAGCAACAACCTCATCGCCGGCCCGATCCCGGCGGCGATGGGGAGGCTGGTCCGGCTGAACCAGCTGTCCCTGCAGGGCAACCGCCTGAACGGCCCCATCCCGGAGACGCTCGCCGACCTGAGGAGCCTCAACGTGCTGAACCTGTCGGAGAACGCGCTGTCGGGGCAGATACCGGAGGCGCTGTGCGCGCTGCTGCCCAACTCGCTGGACTTCGCCGGCAACAACCTGTCGGGGCCGGTGCCGCCGGCGATGATCAAGGAAGGGCTGCTGGAGAGCGTGGCCGGCAACCCGGGGCTGTGCGTGGCGTTCCGGCTCAACCTGAGCGACACGGCGCTGCCGCTGTGCCAGAAGGGCGGGGAGAAGCGGGGATTCGCCGGGAGCTCGTGGATCGTCGGGGTGTGCTGCGTGGTGTGCGTGGTGGCAATGCTGGCGCTGGCGCGCCGGTGGGTGACGCGGCGGCGGGAGTTGAAGGACGGCGAGCAAGACGGGACGTCGTCGCCGGGGTCCAGGGGCGGCGGGCTGTCGTCGTACGACGTGACGAGCTTCCACAAGCTAAACTTCGACCAGCACGAGATCGTGGAGGCGCTGATCGACAAGAACATCGTCGGGCACGGCGGCTCCGGCACGGTGTACAAGATCGAGCTGAGCAGCGGCGAGCTGGTGGCGGTGAAGAAGCTCTGGGTGTCCTCCTCCAAGACCAAGCAGCAGCGGCAGAAGCAGCATCAGCATCGCGGCCATGGGCATGGGCATGGGTATGGGCACGGCCGAGGctacggcggcggcgaggaggacgacAGCCGCGAGCTGCGGACGGAGGTGGAGACGCTGGGCAGCATCCGGCACAAGAACATCGTGAAGCTATACTGCTGCTACTCGGGCGCCGACTGCAACCTGCTGGTGTACGAGTACATGCCCAACGGCAACCTGTGGGACGCGCTgcacggcggcgccggcggtgggTGGGGCGGCTTCGGGTTCCTCGACTGGCCGACGCGCCGCCGCGTGGCCATCGGCGTGGCCCAGGGCCTGGCGTACCTCCACCACGACCTCCTGTTCACCATCGTCCACCGCGACGTCAAGTCGTCCAACATCCTGCTCGACGCCGACTTCGAGCCCAAGGTGGCCGACTTCGGCATCGCCAAGGTGCTCCAGGCcacccgcggcggcggcgtcggcggcgacacCTCGTCCACCACCACCATCGCCGGCACGTACGGGTACCTGGCCCCGGAGTACGCCTACTCGTCCAAGGCGACGACCAAGtgcgacgtgtacagcttcggggTGGTGCTCATGGAGCTGGCCACGGGGAAGAAGCCGATCGAGCCGGAGTTCGGGGAGACGAGGGACATCGTGCAGTGGGTGACCGGCAAGGTggcggccgcggcggaggcggaggcgctggACAAGCGCCTCGCGTGGAGCCCCTTCAAGGACGAGATGGTGCAGGCGCTGCGCGTGGCCGTCCGGTGCACCTGCAGCATCCCCGGCCTCCGCCCCACCATGGCCGACGTCGTCCAGATGCTCGCCGAGTCCGGCCCGCCCCCCGGCAGCCGCTCCGCCAAAGACTACCCCGGCCAGAAACCCAAACCAGCTGAGGCCAAGTGA